Proteins encoded in a region of the Triticum dicoccoides isolate Atlit2015 ecotype Zavitan chromosome 3A, WEW_v2.0, whole genome shotgun sequence genome:
- the LOC119273725 gene encoding LOW QUALITY PROTEIN: B3 domain-containing protein Os06g0194400-like (The sequence of the model RefSeq protein was modified relative to this genomic sequence to represent the inferred CDS: substituted 3 bases at 3 genomic stop codons), translating into MAGAIAYEEQRRRQIEENNRKLEELHLHQLSAAVREAAGPKPSPVRQSVKQKRVPRVAAVRQSGRVASLPKQPKYCYEDDYPTLVEKKKIRRRNVPPSFLSMHRSIXFDXXLFSRRRASSTRSDLINRVYATDEARLHANSKAQELLRKLVPGGNPSFVKPMKQSHVTGGFWLGLPTQFCRLYLLESDHRITLEDEEGDEYETLYLALKTGLSAGWRKFALEHNLVDGDCLVFEWVVWNKFYVYIIRQSSYYK; encoded by the exons ATGGCCGGAGCGATCGCGTACGAGGAGCAGCGCCGGAGGCAGATAGAGGAGAACAATCGCAAGCTGGAGGAGCTGCACCTGCACCAGCTCTCCGCAGCCGTCAGGGAGGCCGCCGGCCCCAAGCCCTCGCCGGTCCGGCAGTCCGTGAAGCAGAAGCGGGTGCCGCGGGTCGCCGCGGTCCGGCAGTCCGGCCGTGTTGCCAGCCTCCCCAAGCAGCCCAAGTACTGCTACGAG GATGACTACCCAACCTTGGTAGAGAAGAAGAAGATTAGGAGGAGGAACGTACCCCCATCATTCCTCTCCATGCACCGCAGCATTTGATTTGATTGATGATTGTTTTCAAGGAGGAGGGCGAGCAGCACGAGGAGTGACTTGATTAATCGAGTGTACGCCACAGACGAGGCCAGACTCCATGCCAACTCCAAGGCCCAAGAGCTGCTGCGTAAGCTGGTGCCCGGCGGCAACCCCAGCTTTGTGAAGCCCATGAAACAGTCTCATGTCACTGGAGGCTTCTGGCTC GGCCTCCCGACGCAGTTCTGCCGGCTGTATCTCCTAGAGAGTGATCATAGAATCACTTTGGAGGACGAGGAGGGTGACGAGTATGAAACGCTCTACCTCGCGCTTAAGACGGGCCTCAGCGCCGGATGGAGAAAGTTCGCCTTGGAGCACAACCTGGTTGATGGTGATTGCTTGGTGTTCGAGTGGGTCGTGTGGAACAAGTTCTAT GTCTACATTATCAGACAAAGTTCCTACTACAAATGA